TGGGGGGGAGGGGCTGTGCTGAAACTACTTTGAAATCCATCCTGTTCATCCTGCAAATCCTGTGAATGCTGTCTTATCTTTATCAGATCCATCGTTGCTCCACCCATGACCGCTCCTGACTCTTCTGCTCCCCTCGGTGTCTTTGACTCTGGCGTTGGTGGTTTGACCGTCGTCCGTGCCCTGCGTGAGCTGTTGCCGAATGAGTCCATCATCTATCTCGGTGACACCGCACGGGTGCCTTATGGGTCCAAGTCACCCGATACCATTCGGCGCTTTTCCGTCGAGGACACGCAGTTCCTCGTCAGTCATGGGGTGAAAGCGGTGGTCGTCGCCTGCAATACGGCGACGGCTCATGCCTTGCCCGCTCTTCAGGCGACTTTCAGGGTGCCCATCATCGGAGTCCTGGAGCCGGGAGTCGAAGCCACCTTGGCGGATGGAACCTGCGAGCGTGTGGGCATCATCGGCACTGCTGGGACCATCCGCAGTAGCGCCTATCAATACGCTCTCGCCATGCGGCAGCCTGATCTCCAGATCCACGCGATGGCCACGCCCTTACTGGTGCCCTTTGTCGAGGAAGGCTGGATCGATCATCCCGCCCTGAAGTCAGTGCTGCGCGAGTATCTCAAGCCTTTACTGGATAAGGGGATGGATACCCTGGTGCTCGGCTGCACGCATTACCCGCTGCTGGTTCCTGTGCTGAAGCGGATGTTGGGGAACAAAGTCCGCCTTGTGGATAGCGCCAG
The Prosthecobacter debontii DNA segment above includes these coding regions:
- the murI gene encoding glutamate racemase — its product is MTAPDSSAPLGVFDSGVGGLTVVRALRELLPNESIIYLGDTARVPYGSKSPDTIRRFSVEDTQFLVSHGVKAVVVACNTATAHALPALQATFRVPIIGVLEPGVEATLADGTCERVGIIGTAGTIRSSAYQYALAMRQPDLQIHAMATPLLVPFVEEGWIDHPALKSVLREYLKPLLDKGMDTLVLGCTHYPLLVPVLKRMLGNKVRLVDSASTCAAHTKTLLEKQNLLRTARSKPTLEIYLTDLAEQAEALAKRFLGTEFGKVKKATL